A single Drosophila miranda strain MSH22 chromosome XR, D.miranda_PacBio2.1, whole genome shotgun sequence DNA region contains:
- the LOC108152225 gene encoding solute carrier family 12 member 8: MSNTAESNGNRRTVDWQRFGLGGDDDGEVAVASFRQRTNNNTGGFVDLGNEYTYAAGGHHASGANEIFAGEQGDKPWWRSNFFISQPVLFGTWDGVFTSCLINVFGVIVFLRSGWIVAQAGIINAVAIIVCTVLIALVSVLSAIGICERCRVESGGVYFLIAHTLGSRFGGALGLLYCFGQAVGCALNVMGFGESMAGLVGLEGNKWAIRGFATAAVLLLGCINVAGVKWVIKLQFILLMILLISALDFMVGSFVGVDPENGFDGWVSGNFAENLWPSYEDGYSWFRVFGVFFPTVTGVLSGINMSGDLRAPSTDIPNGTLAAFGTSTFLYLVFVLFLGATCQRAILYKDFMISVKVSAVHFLLLAGIYVSSMSSCLGAMYGTPRVLQSIAKESVIPGIDVLGKGRGPNKVPLYAMAIVALVTVTFIIVGDINFLAPIVTMPFLLTYACINYAYFALAQTFDIQEQREERFRIQASSPSYETRRYGSVSDGGNDLDLLFPDRVRHKNLQSPQNSPMHQAAPMEFDLEGPSTSSTAPAPSQAEARASTTTIAAETGTEDATALSVEQTATQGGSEDENEPIAPIRPPIHSKTKNWYSGYCNRWFSLGGAFVKLLVMLLVNWYYALTCFLVVFVVWFYVGTANPAVKPGLTAEFNFFAWLKSVIFRCFGKRIHEYEQIVVTPSCPGVDLSPTQLNEQNEDFRPRPNYHHSSVIEGRLIDDI, translated from the exons ATGAGTAATACGGCGGAAAGTAACGGGAACCGGCGCACTGTCGACTGGCAGCGCTTCGGTCTTGGAGGCGATGATGACGGTGAGGTGGCCGTGGCCAGCTTTCGCCAGCGGACCAACAACAACACGGGTGGATTCGTGGACCTGGGCAACGAGTACACATACGCGGCCGGTGGCCACCATGCCTCCGGGGCGAACGAGATATTCGCCGGGGAGCAGGGCGATAAGCCATG GTGGCGCTCGAACTTCTTTATATCGCAGCCGGTCCTGTTCGGTACCTGGGATGGGGTCTTCACCTCCTGTCTGATTAACGTCTTTGGTGTGATCGTGTTCCTGCGTTCGGGCTGGATCGTGGCCCAGGCGGGCATCATCAATGCCGTGGCCATCATCGTCTGCACTGTCCTCATAGCCCTGGTGAGCGTCCTCTCGGCCATCGGCATCTGCGAACGGTGTCGCGTGGAAAGCGGCGGCGTTTACTTTTTGATTGCGCACACCTTGGGCTCCCGGTTCGGTGGCGCCCTGGGTTTGCTCTACTGCTTCGGCCAGGCCGTGGGCTGTGCCCTGAATGTGATGGGATTCGGCGAGTCGATGGCCGGACTGGTCGGATTGGAAGGCAACAAGTGGGCCATTCGTGGCTTTGCCACCGCTGCTGTTCTGCTCCTGGGCTGCATCAATGTGGCCGGCGTAAAGTGGGTTATCAAGCTGCAGTTCATTCTGCTGATGATCCTGCTTATCTCGGCGCTGGACTTTATGGTGGGCAGCTTTGTAGGAGTAGATCCAG AGAATGGCTTCGATGGCTGGGTGAGCGGCAACTTTGCAGAAAATCTCTGGCCAAGCTACGAGGACGGATATTCGTGGTTCCGCGTTTTTGGGGTCTTCTTTCCCACTGTCACCGGCGTTCTGTCTGGCATCAATATGAGCGGCGACCTGCGCGCTCCCTCGACAGACATACCCAATGGAACCCTCGCTGCCTTTGGCACTTC GACATTTTTGTACTTGGTGTTTGTTCTGTTCCTGGGGGCCACCTGTCAACGGGCCATACTCTACAAAGACTTCATGATCTCCGTCAAAGTGTCGGCCGTGCATTTCCTGCTCCTAGCCGGCATCTACGTCTCCAGCATGTCTTCCTGTTTAGGCGCCATGTATGGGACTCCGCGCGTTCTCCAGAGCATAGCCAAAGAAAGCGTCATTCCAGGCATCGATGTGCTGGGCAAAGGT CGCGGACCCAACAAAGTCCCTCTATATGCAATGGCCATTGTGGCACTCGTGACGGTCACCTTCATTATTGTGGGCGATATTAATTTCCTGGCCCCCATCGTGACCATGCCCTTCCTGCTGACCTACGCCTGCATCAACTACGCCTACTTTGCCTTGGCCCAGACCTTTGACATACAAGAGCAGCGCGAGGAGCGATTCCGCATTCAGGCCTCAAGCCCCAGCTACGAGACACGTCGCTACGGCAGCGTCTCCGATGGAGGCAACGACCTGGACCTGCTCTTCCCCGATCGAGTGCGCCACAAGAATTTGCAGAGTCCTCAGAACTCTCCCATGCACCAGGCGGCGCCAATGGAGTTCGACTTGGAGGGGCCCAGCACCTCCTCGACAGCGCCGGCTCCCAGCCAAGCGGAAGCCCGGGCCTCAACGACGACGATAGCCGCAGAAACGGGTACAGAAGATGCCACAGCCTTATCAGTGGAGCAGACGGCCACACAGGGCGGTAGCGAGGATGAGAATGAACCGATTGCTCCCATCCGTCCACCCATTCATTCCAAGACGAAAAACTGGTACTCTGGCTACTGCAATCGCTGGTTCTCGCTGGGAGGG GCCTTTGTCAAGTTGCTGGTGATGCTGCTAGTCAACTGGTACTACGCTTTGACCTGCTTTCTGGTGGTCTTTGTTGTTTGGTTCTATGTGGGCACAGCCAACCCAGCCGTTAAACCAGGCCTCACAGCCGAATTCAACTTTTTCGCCTGGCTCAAGAGCGTCATATTTAGGTGTTTTGG TAAGCGCATACATGAGTATGAACAGATTGTGGTGACGCCCTCATGTCCGGGCGTAGATCTATCGCCGACGCAGCTGAACGAGCAGAACGAGGACTTCAGGCCGCGTCCCAACTACCACCACTCGTCCGTCATCGAGGGTCGCCTGATCGACGACATCTAg
- the LOC108152355 gene encoding sex-lethal homolog isoform X2, whose product MSQSDKMQDQNPQYENENEELSSDMEEPADAVEREGQQESSQDENFNDDSNGNGNELQQGGDQQQEQEQQQPQESSGDEQNNHGSEEAAGPADQQQQQQQGGNNNAAAPPQEQEERVSSTNLIVNYLPQDMTDRELYELFANFGGINTCKIMRDFKTGYSFGYGFVDYRTEADTEEAIDKLNGLYVRNKRLKVSYARPGGQSIKDTNLYVINLPRNIDDDMLTRTFSPFGQIVQRNILRDKLTGRPRGVAFVRFSKREEAQDALNTLNNTVPLGCTQPIWVRLAEEHGKAKAAQFMSQIGGPIGGGVGGGGGMAGPLHIGHQPHHHHHQNNNNQHHNNNQHHNNNQHHNNNQHHPHMQQPHQQQLQQHHHPPHHHQHHQQQHHPHQPHNHNHSHSHHNHHNMAHHPAVHHMQLHGGVHGISMGMGGMGVGVGMGVGVHMHGGGGGGGGAGVGGGGGYQHMAHRAASHR is encoded by the exons ATGTCGCAGTCGGACAAGATGCAGGATCAGAACCCTCAGTATGAGAATGAGAACGAGGAGTTGTCTTCGGACATGGAG GAGCCAGCCGATGCTGTGGAGCGTGAGGGCCAGCAGGAGAGCAGCCAGGATGAAAACTTCAATGATGAcagcaatggcaatggcaatgagCTCCAGCAGGGCGGGGACCAGCAGcaagagcaggagcagcagcagccccaggAATCGTCCGGGGACGAGCAGAACAACCATGGCAGCGAGGAGGCAGCAGGCCCTGCAgaccaacaacagcagcagcaacagggtGGCAATAACAACGCCGCCGCACCGCCGCAAGAGCAGGAGGAGCGCGTGAGCTCGACCAATCTAATAGTCAACTACTTACCACAGGATATGACGGACCGAGAGCTGTACGAGCTCTTTGCCAACTTCGGTGGCATCAACACCTGCAAAATCATGCGCGACTTCAAG ACTGGATATAGCTTCGGCTACGGCTTCGTCGACTACAGAACAGAGGCGGACACCGAAGAAGCTATCGATAAGCTGAACGGACTATATGTGCGCAACAAGCGATTGAAG GTCTCGTATGCTCGCCCCGGCGGCCAGTCCATCAAGGACACCAACCTGTATGTCATCAATCTACCACGCAATATCGACGATGATATGCTCACCAGAACCTTCTCGCCGTTTGGCCAAATTGTCCAACGAAACATCTTGCGGGACAAACTCACCGGACGTCCGCGCGGCGTTGCCTTTGTACG CTTCAGTAAGCGCGAAGAGGCACAGGATGCACTGAACACGCTGAACAATACGGTGCCACTGGGTTGCACACAGCCGATTTGGGTGCGTCTGGCCGAGGAACATGGCAAGGCAAAGGCTGCACAGTTCATGTCGCAGATTGGCGGGCCGATTGGTGGTGGTGTAGGTGGCGGTGGGGGAATGGCTGGCCCACTGCATATTGGACATCAGCCGCACCACCATCACCaccaaaacaacaacaaccagcaccacaacaacaaccagcaccacaacaacaaccagcaccacaacaacaaccagcATCATCCACACATGCAACAGCCGCACCAGCAACAGCTCCAGCAACACCATCATCCACCGcatcaccaccagcaccatcaGCAACAACACCATCCCCACCAGCCGCATAACCAcaaccacagccacagtcACCACAACCACCATAATATGGCCCACCATCCGGCGGTGCACCATATGCAGCTGCACGGAGGAGTCCACGGAATCAGCATGGGGATGGGGGGCATGGGCGTGGGCGTAGGAATGGGAGTGGGTGTGCATATGCATGGTGGAGGTGGGGGCGGTGGAGGAGCGGGTgtcggtggcggtggcggctaCCAGCATATGGCGCATAGAG CTGCATCTCACAGGTGA
- the LOC108152224 gene encoding ESF1 homolog, translating into MVKKKERSAKGQKKADKEGPSTSGYAAKIATSTQGDAETGIWGDARFQHLLSDPRFKGVPKVQRKVKIDKRFQGMFTDEKFKVKYTVDKYGRPVNTSNAEDLRKFYELDENDSDDGEKEAEAEAEVVAKKEVEEEEQKERRAEELAIACVDVKEDIFKNDSLDSDGSEVPENLRERLTNPNVDYARGEGRLMTDSSSDDDTDDDEGAEGPELQIDHVWGELDNDAESTEVSTRRLAICNMDWDRIRAEDLMVLLSSFLPLGGSILSVKIYPSEFGKARLAEEEIHGPAELVKRDEREQEEEDDSDEELVKEQDSDAEEGDDYHMEKLRQYQLNRLRYYYAVAECDSVATADKVYKECDGIEYESSATRVDLRFIPDDTSFEEDTPKDECFELPDASSYKPRQFTTTALQQAKVDLTWDETALDRRELGDKLSSGQVDKLTDKELRQIVAYSSEEDEDEDEEQPQAEEKKAQQQPEQKQPQPPKKLSKQERIASYKNLLADILQKEKQEKEHKYEMEMSWNIEPAIEPKEEQEKTSIATSGQPSELTPIEKVIQKRSEKNKLRKELRRKKQSEARGGDLEDSDDSSVPDGIDMNDAYFAEEFANGDYEPPKTKKQAKKKNKKQDQVEDSAAEQQHQQELALLLDDGDGLEEKHHFSLTKILKEEEQNSGGSKRKRRKQLKKAKQQPETAKPDDDFRVDLNDTRFKAVYKSHEYNIDPTHSHYKATKGMQQIIGEKLKRRERQVDGVETGDSPDESLAPKRSKQQLEQSALVKSLKRKLQQQPKV; encoded by the coding sequence ATGGTCAAAAAGAAGGAAAGGTCAGCTAAGGGGCAAAAGAAAGCCGACAAGGAAGGGCCTTCTACATCAGGATATGCCGCCAAGATCGCCACGTCTACCCAGGGAGATGCAGAGACTGGGATTTGGGGCGATGCGCGCTTCCAACATTTGCTGTCCGATCCCCGCTTCAAGGGTGTGCCCAAGGTGCAACGCAAGGTGAAGATCGACAAGCGCTTCCAGGGCATGTTCACGGATGAAAAATTCAAGGTGAAGTATACTGTGGACAAGTACGGTCGACCGGTCAACACAAGCAATGCCGAAGATCTGCGCAAGTTCTACGAACTGGATGAGAACGACAGCGATGATGGTGAAAAGGAGGCTGAGGCAGAGGCGGAGGTGGTGGCTAAAAAAGAGGTCGAAGAGGAGGAGCAGAAAGAACGCCGGGCAGAAGAGCTGGCCATTGCTTGCGTGGACGTTAAAGAGGATATTTTCAAAAACGATTCCTTGGACAGCGACGGCTCCGAAGTCCCGGAGAACCTGCGCGAGCGCCTGACCAACCCAAATGTTGATTATGCCCGAGGCGAAGGCCGCCTGATGACGGACTCCTCGTCGGACGACGACACCGACGATGACGAAGGTGCCGAGGGGCCCGAGCTGCAGATCGACCATGTCTGGGGCGAGCTGGACAATGATGCCGAGAGCACCGAGGTGTCTACCCGACGCCTGGCCATCTGCAACATGGACTGGGATCGCATACGCGCCGAGGATCTGATGGTGCTTCTGAGCTCCTTCCTACCGCTCGGTGGAAGCATTCTCAGCGTTAAGATCTACCCCTCAGAGTTCGGCAAGGCACGCCTGGCCGAAGAAGAGATTCACGGCCCGGCGGAGCTGGTGAAGCGGGACGAGagggagcaggaggaggaggacgactCCGACGAGGAGCTGGTCAAGGAGCAAGACAGTGACGCCGAGGAGGGTGACGACTACCATATGGAGAAGCTGCGCCAGTATCAGCTGAACCGACTCCGCTACTACTACGCTGTGGCTGAGTGCGACTCCGTCGCTACCGCCGACAAGGTGTACAAAGAGTGCGATGGCATTGAGTACGAGAGCTCCGCCACGCGCGTCGATCTCCGCTTCATCCCCGACGACACCTCCTTTGAGGAGGATACGCCGAAAGACGAGTGCTTCGAGCTGCCGGATGCCAGCAGCTACAAGCCCCGCCAGTTCACCACGACGGCCCTGCAGCAGGCCAAGGTGGACCTCACCTGGGATGAAACGGCGCTGGACAGACGCGAGCTGGGCGACAAGCTCTCCAGCGGCCAGGTAGACAAGCTCACTGACAAGGAGCTTCGCCAGATTGTGGCTTACAGCAGCGAggaggacgaagacgaggatGAGGAACAGCCCCAGGCGGAGGAGAAGaaggcgcagcagcagccagagcAAAAGCAGCCTCAGCCTCCCAAGAAGCTTTCAAAGCAGGAGCGCATTGCTAGCTACAAGAACCTACTGGCCGATATCCTGCAGAAAGAGAAGCAGGAAAAGGAGCACAAATACGAGATGGAAATGTCCTGGAACATTGAGCCGGCTATCGAGCCAAAGGAAGAGCAGGAGAAGACGAGCATAGCCACATCCGGCCAGCCATCCGAGCTGACCCCCATCGAGAAGGTTATTCAAAAGCGTAGTGAAAAGAACAAGCTGCGCAAGGAGCTGCGGCGGAAGAAGCAGAGCGAGGCACGGGGTGGCGATCTCGAGGACAGCGACGACTCCTCAGTGCCCGATGGCATCGACATGAATGATGCCTACTTCGCCGAGGAGTTTGCCAATGGCGACTACGAGCCGCCCAAGACTAAAAAGCAggccaaaaagaaaaacaagaaGCAGGATCAAGTCGAGGATTCTGCGgcggagcagcagcaccagcaggagCTGGCCCTGCTGCTAGACGACGGCGACGGCTTGGAGGAGAAGCATCACTTTAGTCTGACAAAGATCCTCAAGGAAGAGGAGCAGAATTCGGGCGGCTCCAAGCGCAAGCGTCGCAAGCAACTCAAAAAAGCCAAGCAGCAGCCGGAGACAGCCAAACCTGACGACGACTTCAGGGTGGACCTGAACGACACGCGCTTCAAGGCCGTCTACAAGTCGCACGAGTACAACATTGATCCTACGCACTCCCACTACAAGGCTACCAAGGGCATGCAGCAGATCATTGGTGAAAAGCTCAAGCGTCGCGAGCGGCAGGTGGACGGAGTTGAGACAGGGGACTCCCCCGACGAGTCGCTGGCTCCCAAGcgcagcaagcagcagctggaaCAGTCTGCGCTGGTGAAGAGCCTCAAGCGGAAactccagcagcagccgaaGGTCTAG
- the LOC108152355 gene encoding sex-lethal homolog isoform X1: protein MSQSDKMQDQNPQYENENEELSSDMEEPADAVEREGQQESSQDENFNDDSNGNGNELQQGGDQQQEQEQQQPQESSGDEQNNHGSEEAAGPADQQQQQQQGGNNNAAAPPQEQEERVSSTNLIVNYLPQDMTDRELYELFANFGGINTCKIMRDFKTGYSFGYGFVDYRTEADTEEAIDKLNGLYVRNKRLKVSYARPGGQSIKDTNLYVINLPRNIDDDMLTRTFSPFGQIVQRNILRDKLTGRPRGVAFVRFSKREEAQDALNTLNNTVPLGCTQPIWVRLAEEHGKAKAAQFMSQIGGPIGGGVGGGGGMAGPLHIGHQPHHHHHQNNNNQHHNNNQHHNNNQHHNNNQHHPHMQQPHQQQLQQHHHPPHHHQHHQQQHHPHQPHNHNHSHSHHNHHNMAHHPAVHHMQLHGGVHGISMGMGGMGVGVGMGVGVHMHGGGGGGGGAGVGGGGGYQHMAHRGRSNRTRSQKLHPYNNHAQKFI from the exons ATGTCGCAGTCGGACAAGATGCAGGATCAGAACCCTCAGTATGAGAATGAGAACGAGGAGTTGTCTTCGGACATGGAG GAGCCAGCCGATGCTGTGGAGCGTGAGGGCCAGCAGGAGAGCAGCCAGGATGAAAACTTCAATGATGAcagcaatggcaatggcaatgagCTCCAGCAGGGCGGGGACCAGCAGcaagagcaggagcagcagcagccccaggAATCGTCCGGGGACGAGCAGAACAACCATGGCAGCGAGGAGGCAGCAGGCCCTGCAgaccaacaacagcagcagcaacagggtGGCAATAACAACGCCGCCGCACCGCCGCAAGAGCAGGAGGAGCGCGTGAGCTCGACCAATCTAATAGTCAACTACTTACCACAGGATATGACGGACCGAGAGCTGTACGAGCTCTTTGCCAACTTCGGTGGCATCAACACCTGCAAAATCATGCGCGACTTCAAG ACTGGATATAGCTTCGGCTACGGCTTCGTCGACTACAGAACAGAGGCGGACACCGAAGAAGCTATCGATAAGCTGAACGGACTATATGTGCGCAACAAGCGATTGAAG GTCTCGTATGCTCGCCCCGGCGGCCAGTCCATCAAGGACACCAACCTGTATGTCATCAATCTACCACGCAATATCGACGATGATATGCTCACCAGAACCTTCTCGCCGTTTGGCCAAATTGTCCAACGAAACATCTTGCGGGACAAACTCACCGGACGTCCGCGCGGCGTTGCCTTTGTACG CTTCAGTAAGCGCGAAGAGGCACAGGATGCACTGAACACGCTGAACAATACGGTGCCACTGGGTTGCACACAGCCGATTTGGGTGCGTCTGGCCGAGGAACATGGCAAGGCAAAGGCTGCACAGTTCATGTCGCAGATTGGCGGGCCGATTGGTGGTGGTGTAGGTGGCGGTGGGGGAATGGCTGGCCCACTGCATATTGGACATCAGCCGCACCACCATCACCaccaaaacaacaacaaccagcaccacaacaacaaccagcaccacaacaacaaccagcaccacaacaacaaccagcATCATCCACACATGCAACAGCCGCACCAGCAACAGCTCCAGCAACACCATCATCCACCGcatcaccaccagcaccatcaGCAACAACACCATCCCCACCAGCCGCATAACCAcaaccacagccacagtcACCACAACCACCATAATATGGCCCACCATCCGGCGGTGCACCATATGCAGCTGCACGGAGGAGTCCACGGAATCAGCATGGGGATGGGGGGCATGGGCGTGGGCGTAGGAATGGGAGTGGGTGTGCATATGCATGGTGGAGGTGGGGGCGGTGGAGGAGCGGGTgtcggtggcggtggcggctaCCAGCATATGGCGCATAGAGGTAGATCAAATAGAACACGATCTCAAAAACTGCATCCATATAACAATCATGCAcagaaatttatttaa
- the LOC108150831 gene encoding histidine-rich glycoprotein: protein MLKLILPCLALALLAVSVHALKIHDYEHQEQPHEQQYEHQEHASYEPEHEETELHHEVEHKHATSHQSVKFHHYHAVPVYIKKEDQHLVKKPIEIGGTKQKLKILHPKSEHNHNHGLVLENHSESHLHEHGHYEEPVHHSEQYEHHEHYAHHE, encoded by the exons ATGCTGAAACTCATT CTGCCCTGCCTGGCACTGGCCCTGCTGGCTGTAAGCGTGCACGCTTTGAAGATCCACGACTACGAGCACCAGGAGCAGCCCCACGAGCAGCAATACGAACACCAGGAACATGCCAGCTACGAGCCGGAGCACGAGGAGACGGAGCTGCATCATGAGGTGGAGCATAAGCATGCCACGTCGCATCAGAGCGTCAAGTTCCATCACTACCACGCCGTGCCCGTGTACATTAAGAAGGAGGATCAGCATCTGGTAAAGAAGCCCATCGAGATCGGCGGCACCAAACAGAAGCTGAAGATCCTGCATCCCAAGAGCGAGCACAATCACAACCACGGCCTGGTGCTGGAGAACCACAGCGAGTCGCATCTGCACGAGCATGGCCACTACGAGGAGCCCGTGCACCACTCGGAGCAATACGAACATCACGAGCACTATGCGCACCATGAGTAG
- the LOC108152226 gene encoding serine/threonine-protein kinase Nek8 — protein sequence MNLGDPMLRAVRVLGQGTFGRVFLCLQHEGSRQQRQVCVKRIIVRNPKTELSLIKEEIYIISQLRHPNIVEFIRSFNHSGTVNIVMEYAPNGTLRDVIQHTANLPHERLLHYFGDMVIGLEYLHIRNVIHRDIKPENMLLDAGDRVKIADFGISNVHAPSKQHLAGVGTPLYMAPEVMSGNGKVDYKSDIWSLGLVLYELCVGRSPFVALIDPGATPQQVHTVVVTLTRPKLDCQLIRRLHNSTWSRICELMVVYEQERRICVPDIFRLDPCITSFLYKQYFNYNYN from the exons atgaatttggGCGATCCCATGTTGAGAGCCGTGCGCGTGCTCGGCCAGGGCACATTCGGCCGCGTCTTCCTGTGCCTGCAGCACGAGGGCAGTCGCCAGCAGCGTCAAGTATGCGTGAAGCGCATCATCGTGCGCAATCCAAAGACGGAGCTGAGTCTGATCAAGGAGGAG ATCTACATCATCTCGCAGTTGCGTCATCCCAACATCGTCGAGTTTATTCGCTCCTTCAACCACTCTGGCACCGTCAACATCGTGATGGAATACGCGCCCAACGGGACCCTGCGGGACGTGATTCAGCACACGGCCAACCTGCCGCATGAGCGCCTGTTGCACTACTTCGGCGACATGGTGATTGGTCTGGAGTACCTGCACATACGTAACGTGATCCACCGTGATATCAAGCCGGAAAACATGCTCCTCGACGCTGGCGACCGGGTGAAGATCGCCGACTTTGGAATATCCAATGTCCATGCCCCCAGCAAGCAGCACCTAGCGGGCGTAGGCACCCCCTTGTACATGGCCCCGGAGGTGATGTCCGGTAATGGAAAGGTTGATTACAAGTCTGACATCTGGTCGTTGGGGCTGGTTCTCTACGAGCTGTGCGTAGGCCGCAGCCCCTTTGTCGCGCTCATCGATCCCGGAGCCACGCCCCAGCAGGTACATACCGTGGTGGTCACGTTGACGCGGCCCAAACTAGACTGCCAGCTCATACGGCGCCTCCACAACTCCACCTGGTCCCGTATTTGCGAACTGATGGTGGTCTACGAACAGGAGCGCCGCATCTGTGTGCCCGATATCTTCCGGCTGGATCCCTGCATCACTTCCTTCCTCTACAAGCAGTATTTCAATTACAACTACAACTAA